In a genomic window of Muntiacus reevesi chromosome 1, mMunRee1.1, whole genome shotgun sequence:
- the LOC136166301 gene encoding olfactory receptor 7E178-like, protein MKPQNLTGVSEFPLLGLSDDPDLQLLLFGLFLSMYIVTLLLNLLVILTVISDSHLHIPMYIFLSNLSLTDVSFSTTTIPKMLVNFQTHSKSVTYAGCITQLTFFSLFACLESLLLTVMAYDRLVAICHPLHYLVIMNTRLCGLLVLVSFSISLLNSLLHYLMMSQLTFCADVEIPHFFCELSQLLNLSCSDTFINNIFIYFIGAIVGGVPLSGIIYSYTRIISSILRISSSDGKYKAFSTCGSHLSVVCLFYGTGLGVYLSSTVSSSHRRGAVASVMYTVVTPMLNPFIYSLRNKDIKSALWRIIIRKA, encoded by the coding sequence ATGAAACCACAGAATCTAACAGGTGTCTCGGAATTTCCCCTTCTGGGCCTCTCAGATGATCCAGACCTGCAGCTCCTCCTCTTCGGACTCTTCCTCTCCATGTACATAGTCACTCTGCTTCTGAACCTGCTCGTCATCCTGACTGTCATCTCTGATTCCCACCTCCACATCCCCATGTACATCTTCCTTTCTAACCTATCATTGACTGATGTCAGTTTcagcaccaccaccatccccaagATGCTTGTAAACTTCCAGACACACAGCAAATCCGTCACCTATGCAGGCTGCATAACTCAACtgacctttttttccctttttgcatgtTTGGAGAGTCTCCTTCtgacagtgatggcctatgaccggttGGTGGCCATTTGTCACCCTCTGCACTACCTGGTCATCATGAACACCCGCCTCTGTGGCTTGTTGGTCCTGGTGTCATTCTCCATCAGCCTTTTGAACTCCCTGCTGCACTACTTGATGATGTCACAGCTTACCTTCTGTGCAGATGTGGAAATCCCTCATTTCTTTTGTGAACTTTCTCAACTCCTCAACCTTTCCTGTTCTGATACCTTCATCAATAACATATTCATCTATTTCATTGGTGCCATCGTGGGTGGAGTTCCACTCTCAGGGATCATTTACTCTTATACTCGAATTATATCCTCCATTCTGAGAATCTCCTCATCAGATGGGAAGtacaaagccttctccacctgtggttCTCATCTGTcagttgtttgcttattttatggAACTGGCCTTGGGGTATATCTCAGCTCCACTGTCTCATCTTCCCACAGGAGAGGTGCAGTGGCCTcagtgatgtacactgtggtcacccCTATGCTGAACCCCTTTATCTACAGTCTAAGGAACAAGGACATCAAGAGTGCCCTGTGGAGAATTATCATCAGAAAAGCCTAA